From Cellulomonas dongxiuzhuiae, the proteins below share one genomic window:
- a CDS encoding glycosyltransferase family protein: MTQKRPFVAAVVTYGARTEMALRLLERLCAEDVGGLILVLNGSALAADDARRVVDQRLAVHTEVVDLGANGGSARGFAGAIATARAKFAGVDLLLLDDDAVIENGMMGEYRRHAHDLGVMTGGLFAFAPFNPSNEPQAKVVSDGVPAPRAFAVVRPGWFEGFDIRDRIKWAQRESSRTNMAAGLDGRGLEARWLSIPVAPYGGLYLSAHAVATGVSPNPDLVLYFDDYDFTLRLREAGVGLYLQAALRMTTLEDGRKAAGPSSFTGRAVSTPRREEWRVLYRVRNTAYVQRRIAGSAGVRARFAVNLLIRSAAYLAYGFALGRPAAGIRAVAAISAGLRGRLGPSYSLPGLAYDLED, translated from the coding sequence ATGACCCAGAAGCGCCCATTCGTCGCCGCCGTGGTGACGTACGGCGCGCGTACGGAGATGGCACTTCGCCTCCTGGAGCGGTTGTGTGCTGAAGATGTCGGCGGCCTGATTCTCGTCCTGAACGGGAGTGCACTTGCGGCGGACGACGCGCGACGCGTCGTGGATCAGCGACTAGCAGTGCACACCGAAGTGGTCGATCTTGGGGCCAACGGAGGATCTGCGCGCGGCTTCGCAGGAGCAATCGCGACAGCGCGGGCGAAGTTTGCCGGAGTAGACCTGCTGCTGCTCGACGACGATGCTGTGATCGAGAACGGGATGATGGGCGAGTACCGTCGGCACGCACACGACTTGGGCGTCATGACCGGCGGCCTCTTCGCGTTTGCTCCCTTTAATCCCTCAAACGAGCCCCAGGCGAAGGTCGTCTCCGATGGAGTACCCGCGCCGAGAGCGTTCGCGGTGGTACGTCCGGGCTGGTTCGAGGGATTTGACATTCGCGACCGCATCAAATGGGCACAGCGGGAATCGTCAAGGACCAACATGGCCGCCGGTCTCGACGGGAGGGGGCTCGAAGCGCGTTGGCTTTCGATACCCGTGGCGCCTTACGGCGGTCTCTATCTCTCTGCGCACGCCGTGGCAACCGGAGTCTCGCCAAACCCCGACCTCGTCCTATACTTCGATGACTATGACTTCACCTTACGTCTTCGCGAGGCCGGCGTCGGCCTCTACCTGCAGGCAGCTCTGAGGATGACGACCCTCGAGGACGGGCGGAAGGCGGCAGGGCCCTCGTCTTTCACTGGTCGCGCGGTCTCGACACCCCGGCGTGAAGAGTGGCGGGTATTGTATAGGGTTAGGAACACGGCCTATGTCCAGCGACGGATAGCAGGTTCGGCGGGTGTCCGTGCTCGATTCGCAGTGAACCTCCTGATTCGCTCGGCCGCCTACCTGGCATATGGTTTTGCTTTGGGCCGGCCCGCTGCCGGGATCCGCGCTGTGGCCGCTATCTCGGCGGGCCTGCGCGGCCGTTTGGGGCCCTCGTACTCGCTCCCGGGCCTGGCGTACGACTTGGAGGATTGA
- a CDS encoding arsenate reductase/protein-tyrosine-phosphatase family protein: MSEPPAPAQILAVCTGNICRSPAVERLLAARLAGTDVQVSSAGTRAVVGHAVSAPMIPLVAAAGAETDGFAARQLTADLIREADLVIALTRTHRSEIVELVPGAVRRTFTLLELARLVAHVDPQALHDAGGTPGARVRALPALAAGVRHVAGSGPTDVADPIGGSDAVYRASYDELAPAVDTLAAALLH; this comes from the coding sequence GTGTCCGAGCCCCCCGCACCTGCCCAGATCCTGGCCGTCTGCACCGGCAACATCTGCCGCTCCCCCGCCGTCGAGCGGCTGCTCGCAGCCCGCCTCGCGGGGACTGACGTGCAGGTGTCCTCCGCCGGGACGCGGGCGGTCGTGGGGCACGCGGTGTCGGCGCCGATGATCCCGCTGGTCGCCGCAGCGGGGGCCGAGACCGACGGGTTCGCCGCCCGGCAGCTCACCGCGGACCTGATCCGCGAGGCGGACCTCGTCATCGCGCTGACGCGCACGCACCGCTCCGAGATCGTCGAGCTGGTGCCGGGTGCGGTGCGGCGCACGTTCACGCTGCTCGAGCTCGCGCGGCTCGTCGCGCACGTCGACCCGCAGGCCCTTCACGACGCGGGTGGCACGCCCGGCGCCCGGGTCCGCGCGCTGCCGGCACTGGCCGCGGGGGTGCGGCACGTCGCCGGATCCGGCCCGACCGACGTCGCCGACCCCATCGGCGGCTCCGACGCCGTCTACCGGGCGTCGTACGACGAGCTCGCGCCCGCCGTCGACACGCTGGCGGCCGCGCTGCTGCACTGA
- a CDS encoding glycosyltransferase family 2 protein produces the protein MLVVNYRSSHEIAHLVDSIVECTPLGQLEKLSLSVADNSEDPTEFRQLEKIALRAKLGGLAMHLTDSRGNLGYGAGNNLAWSVIKHLTPDVVIVVNPDVRVLRWDLSRVHDTLQRAPGRMLGAPTLQGDRYSGLSMLEIRTAKSVPVKCDHLAGVANASGLLYPGGHFLAMSSRLWDAMGGFDEKYFLYCEEIDLVMRASRHKLFSRVASSEDVAVAHNGGVTTGEVVHGKRVPSRLAAMEAFRSRVLLYRAHRPLRPWLPALVLTRSAYILLDLPNTGADVAWARVRGLVAGLLGRSRRSPGIVRELPEPSW, from the coding sequence GTGCTCGTCGTGAACTACCGATCATCTCACGAGATAGCCCACCTCGTAGATTCAATTGTTGAATGTACGCCACTCGGTCAGCTGGAGAAGCTGTCGCTCTCTGTAGCAGATAACAGTGAGGACCCCACGGAGTTTCGCCAGCTGGAGAAGATAGCCCTGAGGGCCAAGCTCGGTGGCCTGGCGATGCACCTCACGGATAGCCGGGGCAACCTCGGATACGGAGCAGGCAACAATCTGGCTTGGAGTGTGATCAAACATCTCACACCCGATGTTGTCATTGTGGTCAACCCCGACGTGCGTGTGCTGAGGTGGGACCTTAGCCGCGTTCACGACACGCTGCAGCGCGCGCCGGGAAGAATGCTGGGGGCTCCGACGCTGCAGGGCGACCGCTACAGCGGACTGTCAATGCTTGAAATCCGAACCGCGAAGTCGGTCCCAGTCAAATGCGACCACCTGGCAGGTGTGGCAAATGCGAGCGGGCTGCTGTACCCGGGCGGACACTTCCTGGCGATGAGTTCACGGCTCTGGGACGCGATGGGCGGTTTCGATGAGAAGTACTTTCTGTACTGTGAGGAAATTGATCTAGTAATGCGAGCGAGCCGCCACAAATTGTTCTCTCGGGTTGCCTCGAGCGAGGACGTGGCCGTAGCTCACAACGGCGGCGTCACGACCGGCGAGGTTGTGCACGGTAAGCGCGTCCCATCACGGCTCGCAGCGATGGAGGCATTCCGGAGCCGAGTTCTGCTCTATCGGGCGCATCGGCCGTTGCGTCCATGGTTGCCAGCGCTGGTTCTCACCCGGTCCGCCTACATACTGCTCGACCTTCCCAATACGGGCGCGGACGTTGCGTGGGCGAGGGTTCGCGGGTTGGTCGCGGGACTCTTGGGGCGGTCACGCCGGAGCCCAGGGATCGTACGGGAACTTCCGGAGCCATCGTGGTGA
- a CDS encoding polysaccharide biosynthesis tyrosine autokinase: MDLRDYLEVVRKHWLSTVAIAAFGASAALVGSILTTPVYVSTTQLYVSVQSGSTTSDMLQGANFTRQQVSSYARLVTSPLVLAPVIDELALDTRVDTLAARVTAESPLNSSLINIGVKSESSAMSAATANAIADQFRAVVSELERPNDGGPSTVKLTVVRTAVAPEAPTEPKTTINVLLGGLVGAALGALIALLRNLLDTRVHDSSVASQIVDASVVGVIGFDSDAADSPLIVQSDPHSPRAEAFRRLRTNVQFLGAGGRRKSIVVASSLPGEGKSTTSINLAIALADAGVRVALVDADLRRPSVARYLGIEGSAGLTTVLIGRAKVGDVIQPWGNGLLDVLPSGQIPPNPSELLGSKQMAQVVACLEETHDLVLIDTPPLLPVTDAAVLAKLAGGALVVVGAGRVRRQQLSEAIAALNSVDAHVLGLVVNHEPRRTGSGYDYYRYAEMSGPQKSDARRHTGKRNQRGWGRRNSAPDTNRVAGIVPPGDVGTGHAGTAWPPTQPLGGVDAAGSSPSPAQHAQTTH, translated from the coding sequence GTGGATCTTAGGGACTATCTGGAAGTGGTCCGAAAGCACTGGCTCTCCACCGTCGCTATAGCAGCGTTTGGAGCGTCAGCGGCACTTGTGGGGAGCATTCTGACTACGCCCGTCTACGTATCGACGACACAACTCTACGTGTCCGTTCAGAGCGGTAGCACGACAAGTGACATGTTGCAGGGTGCCAATTTCACCCGCCAGCAGGTCTCGTCCTATGCCCGCCTCGTCACAAGCCCGTTGGTGCTCGCCCCCGTCATCGACGAACTGGCTCTTGATACGCGCGTAGACACGCTGGCGGCGCGGGTGACAGCCGAGTCCCCTCTTAACTCGTCCCTGATCAATATCGGCGTCAAGTCAGAATCCAGCGCGATGTCGGCGGCGACCGCAAACGCAATCGCGGACCAATTTCGCGCGGTGGTCAGCGAACTCGAGCGCCCGAATGACGGAGGGCCTTCCACTGTCAAGTTGACGGTAGTGCGGACTGCAGTCGCGCCTGAAGCTCCGACAGAGCCGAAGACAACAATTAATGTCCTCCTGGGCGGTCTGGTGGGTGCCGCCCTCGGGGCGTTGATTGCCCTACTTCGCAATCTGCTCGACACCCGAGTTCACGATAGTTCCGTTGCCTCTCAAATCGTCGACGCATCGGTCGTGGGAGTGATCGGCTTCGACAGTGACGCGGCGGATAGTCCGCTCATTGTACAGTCAGACCCGCACAGCCCCAGAGCCGAAGCATTTCGAAGACTTCGCACAAATGTGCAGTTCCTGGGGGCTGGAGGGCGGCGAAAGTCGATCGTTGTTGCCTCGTCCTTGCCGGGCGAGGGTAAATCGACAACCTCAATCAATCTGGCCATCGCCCTGGCGGACGCCGGCGTCAGGGTCGCGTTAGTAGACGCCGACCTGAGGCGCCCCTCAGTCGCACGCTACCTAGGTATCGAAGGTTCTGCCGGCCTGACAACGGTACTGATAGGACGCGCAAAAGTGGGGGACGTCATCCAGCCATGGGGCAATGGCCTACTGGACGTGCTCCCCTCGGGCCAGATCCCTCCGAACCCGAGCGAGCTGCTCGGCTCGAAGCAGATGGCCCAAGTTGTGGCATGCCTCGAGGAGACGCACGACCTCGTCTTGATCGACACCCCGCCTCTGCTTCCCGTGACTGACGCAGCCGTGCTTGCCAAACTCGCAGGTGGAGCCCTCGTCGTTGTCGGCGCCGGCCGGGTGCGTCGCCAGCAGCTCAGTGAAGCCATAGCCGCATTGAACAGCGTCGACGCGCACGTGCTGGGCCTGGTCGTCAATCACGAACCGCGTCGTACTGGATCGGGCTATGACTACTATCGCTATGCTGAAATGTCCGGTCCGCAGAAGTCCGATGCGAGGCGGCATACGGGAAAGCGCAACCAGCGGGGCTGGGGCCGCCGAAACAGCGCGCCGGACACGAACCGTGTAGCTGGCATTGTCCCGCCGGGTGACGTAGGAACAGGTCACGCAGGGACAGCTTGGCCTCCGACGCAGCCGCTGGGCGGTGTCGACGCCGCCGGATCGAGTCCATCGCCAGCGCAGCACGCGCAAACCACTCACTGA
- a CDS encoding glycosyltransferase family 4 protein, with the protein MTQITALSSAEDPWGAEQSLALILGELAAGGMHCTIIVSSDAAEEFFGRTAGVSVVRVSYRDNARVARWVAFLRAMRRTGRADAIIVASVDLYILGWVCRLTSGGSANVIADLHDTFDRGIDRWKVRALLLGFSRVIAISRYVATELRLLDHCRIVGRPTDKTAWSGSEPGVGGQALRVGVVGRLVPEKRLEVVIEAFDRLPQAELHVYGAAFGRDEGYAARIVQEIQGAGKGHFYHGRQEAAVIYSSIDVLVVANETEASGRTVVEAMSRGVPVVVPDVGGASEYIVACPGGGITWSTRRGPAALRECIEILAGDPDRLRSMGVAARAWANAERSPTVVARMYAAAIGVGGDLGEAG; encoded by the coding sequence ATGACGCAGATCACGGCGCTCTCGAGCGCCGAGGACCCTTGGGGTGCGGAGCAGAGTCTGGCGCTGATTCTCGGTGAGTTGGCGGCCGGAGGCATGCACTGCACCATTATCGTCTCCAGTGATGCCGCCGAAGAATTCTTCGGCCGAACCGCGGGTGTGTCAGTTGTGAGGGTGAGCTACCGCGACAATGCGCGGGTCGCGCGTTGGGTGGCTTTCCTCCGAGCAATGCGTCGCACGGGCCGCGCAGATGCGATCATCGTTGCAAGCGTCGACCTCTACATCCTTGGCTGGGTGTGCCGGCTTACCAGCGGTGGCTCCGCCAACGTGATCGCGGACCTGCACGACACGTTTGATCGTGGCATCGACCGTTGGAAGGTCCGCGCCCTACTCTTGGGGTTCAGTAGGGTTATCGCGATCAGCCGGTATGTGGCTACGGAGTTACGGCTGTTGGATCACTGCAGGATTGTCGGAAGACCGACAGACAAAACAGCATGGTCAGGCAGTGAGCCCGGAGTTGGTGGACAAGCGCTGCGCGTGGGCGTTGTGGGGCGGCTTGTGCCTGAGAAGCGCCTTGAGGTGGTCATCGAGGCATTTGATCGCCTGCCACAGGCCGAGTTGCACGTCTACGGTGCGGCGTTTGGGCGTGACGAGGGATACGCGGCGCGTATCGTGCAAGAGATACAGGGCGCCGGGAAGGGTCATTTCTACCATGGCCGGCAGGAGGCAGCCGTCATCTACTCGTCGATCGACGTCCTCGTTGTAGCGAACGAAACGGAGGCAAGCGGCCGGACGGTGGTCGAGGCGATGTCGCGAGGCGTGCCAGTAGTTGTCCCAGATGTGGGCGGTGCTTCCGAGTACATCGTGGCGTGCCCGGGCGGCGGTATTACATGGAGTACTCGGCGAGGTCCTGCTGCGTTACGCGAGTGTATAGAGATCTTGGCCGGCGACCCCGACCGCCTCCGCAGCATGGGCGTGGCGGCTCGGGCTTGGGCCAATGCGGAGCGTTCACCCACTGTGGTGGCGCGGATGTACGCGGCCGCGATCGGTGTGGGCGGAGACTTGGGAGAGGCCGGTTGA
- a CDS encoding glycosyltransferase, translated as MSSAAGPKTVLVHEWLSEFGGSERVFDALVAAIGDADVLALWDDASGGRYPGRRLRETWLASTPLRRNKALAMPLMPLTWRLRRGDYDRAVISSHAFAHHVRFMGARRHLRKFAYVHTPARYVWTPDLDRRHSVPFQSLLARPFRALDKSRAQEIYSIAANSEYIRSRIQQCWGRASHVIYPPVDTELIGSQTDWASLLAPQEAEILNGLPDQFLLGASRLVPYKRLDMVIQTGEQLSMPTVIAGGGPEATKLALAGESARQEVFMVPDPSDALLYSLYQRASVLMFPPIEDFGIMPVEALAAGTPIVVNPRGGAAEIPEHGVSGVVSAGDDVGSFAVAVKLALTLDRQACRDRASRFSTSRFISEIDQWLDMPAPDNEYRARRA; from the coding sequence ATGAGCAGCGCGGCGGGCCCAAAGACCGTCCTCGTACACGAGTGGCTTTCCGAGTTTGGCGGTTCAGAGCGGGTCTTCGATGCTCTCGTTGCGGCAATAGGTGATGCTGACGTCCTTGCGTTGTGGGACGACGCGTCAGGCGGGCGCTATCCGGGCAGACGCCTGCGCGAGACATGGCTGGCGAGCACACCGCTGCGACGCAATAAGGCCCTGGCGATGCCGCTGATGCCACTGACCTGGCGGCTGCGGCGAGGCGACTACGACCGCGCCGTCATCAGTTCGCATGCGTTTGCCCACCATGTGCGCTTCATGGGCGCCAGGCGCCACCTACGAAAATTCGCCTACGTCCACACGCCCGCCCGCTATGTGTGGACTCCTGATCTGGACCGGCGGCACAGCGTTCCGTTTCAATCACTACTCGCCCGGCCGTTTCGCGCGCTCGACAAGAGCCGGGCGCAGGAAATCTACTCGATCGCTGCCAACAGCGAGTACATTCGTAGCCGCATACAGCAGTGCTGGGGTCGCGCATCCCATGTCATCTATCCTCCGGTCGACACGGAACTCATCGGATCGCAGACAGACTGGGCATCACTGCTTGCGCCTCAGGAAGCGGAGATTCTGAACGGCCTACCGGACCAATTCCTTCTAGGTGCGTCGCGTCTGGTGCCATACAAGCGGCTGGATATGGTCATCCAGACGGGCGAACAATTGAGTATGCCGACCGTTATCGCGGGGGGCGGCCCTGAAGCAACCAAACTCGCACTTGCGGGGGAGTCAGCGCGGCAGGAAGTGTTCATGGTGCCGGATCCCTCTGACGCGCTGCTGTACTCGCTGTACCAGAGGGCCTCTGTCCTGATGTTCCCGCCGATCGAGGACTTCGGGATTATGCCCGTCGAGGCGCTCGCTGCAGGCACGCCCATCGTGGTGAATCCGCGCGGGGGGGCCGCGGAGATTCCCGAGCACGGCGTCTCCGGCGTCGTGAGCGCCGGCGATGATGTCGGGAGCTTCGCAGTCGCAGTAAAGCTGGCGCTGACGCTCGACCGACAGGCCTGCAGGGATCGGGCGTCGCGCTTCTCCACGTCACGGTTCATCTCAGAGATAGACCAGTGGCTGGATATGCCGGCTCCGGACAATGAGTACCGGGCTCGTCGGGCATGA
- a CDS encoding DUF2530 domain-containing protein: MPTVLSTLMHPQRTPPPPIDVDLARVMGVGTAVWTAALLVTGVLWLTGAIPGRWPCMCAAGAVLGLIGVLWARRNGHLSADGTGAMIRPGRQDVSG, from the coding sequence GTGCCCACCGTCCTGTCCACCCTGATGCACCCGCAGCGCACGCCGCCCCCGCCGATCGACGTGGACCTCGCGCGCGTCATGGGCGTCGGTACGGCAGTGTGGACGGCCGCGCTGCTGGTCACGGGCGTGCTGTGGCTGACGGGCGCGATCCCCGGCAGGTGGCCGTGCATGTGCGCCGCAGGTGCGGTGCTCGGGCTCATCGGCGTGCTGTGGGCGCGCAGGAACGGGCACCTGTCCGCCGACGGCACGGGCGCGATGATCCGCCCGGGCCGCCAGGACGTCAGCGGCTGA
- a CDS encoding DUF4012 domain-containing protein, with amino-acid sequence MREAHPRRRAVWLTVIGLAFVLGGSVAWLGWSAMEARDALLAARTEVGQLQAQARAGEIDDARATLTDVQRHASLARERTSGPLWAVAGALPWAGPHVDAVRAVAEAVDELATHALPPLVEATALVDPAALRPVNGRVDVQPLAEVAPQISGADTAVRASLQRIEDVDTAGLIDAVAGPVADLRGQLAEVAADTATASRAAALLPAMLGIDGPRTYLVLVQNNAEPRATGGIAGAVLLLRAVDGRLEVLEQRRGGDLSGLAEPVVTLSDAEKDLFGPLLGTDMRDVNFTPDFPRSARIAQAVWEAQVGGSVDGVLSVDPGALALVLGATGPIMLPDGTELNADNVVPRLLNEVYLELADPVLQDEFFAATAAAVFGAVSGGQGDPVRVVDALAEAARRGRLMVWSADEDEQGRLSGTVLSGELRGRSGDDAVIGLYLNDGTQAKLGYYLNVDAEVKVLECLAGGAQRVRVSSTFMYAPPDDVVDLPRYLLGLDGIVPLGDFRTNVLLYVPAKGSLEAVRVNNEPASLHAQIHEGLAVGALTWTFTPGQVYKMEADITTGPGQNGTVQLRTSPLATGFDHVSAVSKCVEAR; translated from the coding sequence ATGCGCGAGGCGCACCCGCGCCGCCGGGCGGTGTGGCTGACGGTGATCGGGCTGGCGTTCGTGCTCGGTGGGTCCGTGGCGTGGCTCGGGTGGTCCGCGATGGAGGCCCGCGACGCGCTGCTGGCGGCGCGCACCGAGGTCGGACAGCTGCAGGCCCAGGCCCGTGCCGGTGAGATCGACGACGCTCGGGCGACCCTGACGGACGTGCAGCGGCACGCGTCGCTGGCGCGGGAGCGGACGTCGGGTCCGCTGTGGGCCGTCGCGGGGGCGCTGCCGTGGGCAGGGCCCCACGTGGACGCCGTCCGCGCGGTGGCCGAGGCCGTCGACGAGCTCGCGACGCATGCGCTCCCGCCGCTGGTCGAGGCGACGGCTCTCGTCGACCCGGCGGCGCTGCGGCCGGTGAACGGTCGCGTGGACGTCCAGCCGCTCGCCGAGGTGGCGCCGCAGATCTCCGGCGCCGACACCGCCGTCCGCGCGTCGCTGCAGCGCATCGAGGACGTCGACACCGCTGGCCTGATCGACGCGGTGGCCGGGCCGGTCGCAGACCTGCGCGGGCAGCTCGCCGAGGTCGCCGCTGACACGGCGACGGCCTCACGGGCCGCCGCGCTCCTGCCGGCGATGCTCGGGATCGACGGTCCGCGGACCTACCTGGTGCTCGTGCAGAACAACGCAGAGCCTCGTGCGACCGGCGGGATCGCAGGGGCCGTGCTGCTGCTGCGGGCCGTGGACGGGCGGCTCGAGGTGCTGGAGCAGCGTCGCGGCGGCGACCTGTCGGGTCTGGCGGAGCCCGTGGTCACCCTGAGCGACGCCGAGAAGGACCTCTTCGGCCCCTTGCTGGGCACGGACATGCGCGACGTGAACTTCACGCCGGACTTCCCGCGCTCGGCGCGGATCGCCCAGGCGGTCTGGGAGGCGCAGGTCGGTGGCTCCGTCGACGGGGTTCTCTCGGTCGACCCCGGGGCGTTGGCGCTGGTGCTGGGCGCGACCGGCCCGATCATGCTGCCGGACGGCACCGAGCTCAACGCTGACAACGTGGTCCCGAGACTCCTCAACGAGGTGTATCTGGAGCTCGCGGACCCCGTCCTGCAGGACGAGTTCTTCGCTGCGACGGCAGCGGCGGTGTTCGGTGCCGTCTCGGGCGGGCAGGGCGACCCGGTCAGGGTCGTCGATGCCCTTGCTGAGGCGGCGCGGCGCGGGCGCCTCATGGTGTGGTCCGCCGACGAGGACGAGCAGGGGCGGCTGAGCGGGACGGTGCTGTCGGGCGAACTCCGGGGGCGCAGCGGGGACGACGCCGTGATCGGTCTGTACCTGAACGACGGGACCCAGGCAAAGCTCGGCTATTACCTTAACGTGGATGCTGAAGTCAAGGTTCTGGAGTGCCTGGCGGGTGGTGCACAACGTGTGCGGGTCAGCTCGACCTTCATGTACGCCCCGCCGGATGACGTCGTAGATCTTCCGCGCTACCTGCTGGGCCTGGACGGCATCGTTCCCCTGGGCGACTTTCGAACAAACGTGCTGCTGTACGTCCCGGCCAAGGGCTCCTTGGAAGCGGTGCGGGTGAATAACGAGCCGGCGTCTCTGCACGCCCAGATCCATGAGGGACTTGCCGTCGGCGCTCTGACCTGGACATTTACCCCTGGACAGGTGTATAAGATGGAAGCGGACATTACGACCGGCCCCGGGCAAAACGGCACAGTACAACTGCGTACATCGCCCTTGGCTACAGGTTTCGATCATGTTTCCGCGGTTTCAAAATGTGTCGAGGCGCGCTAG
- a CDS encoding peptidase: MKISRTVATAVIAGALALAPTAAFAYGAADYTNTGTVSDTTPAVGESFSITVVGPGNTPVALTITSNPASIPDSAIQIAGTRSLTKTTNAAGTAVFTVTLAQAATYTAVVTDSVSGEVLSTQTFSASATAGGAAAASGGQLSATGSNALPLAMGAGALLLAGVGGVVYANRRRQGAGV, encoded by the coding sequence ATGAAGATCAGTCGCACGGTCGCCACGGCCGTCATCGCAGGAGCGCTCGCGCTCGCGCCGACCGCCGCTTTCGCCTACGGCGCCGCGGACTACACGAACACCGGAACGGTGTCGGACACGACTCCGGCTGTGGGTGAGAGCTTCTCGATCACGGTCGTGGGACCGGGCAACACGCCGGTTGCCCTGACCATCACGAGCAATCCGGCTTCAATCCCGGACTCTGCGATCCAGATCGCTGGCACGCGCTCGCTGACCAAGACCACCAACGCGGCTGGAACGGCGGTCTTCACCGTGACGCTCGCACAGGCTGCCACCTACACGGCTGTCGTGACCGACAGCGTCTCGGGTGAGGTTCTGAGCACTCAGACGTTCAGTGCGTCCGCTACTGCCGGGGGGGCCGCGGCTGCTTCCGGGGGGCAGTTGAGCGCCACGGGCTCGAACGCGTTGCCGCTCGCGATGGGTGCCGGTGCGCTGCTGCTCGCGGGTGTAGGTGGCGTGGTCTACGCGAACAGGCGCCGCCAAGGCGCTGGCGTCTGA
- a CDS encoding CAP domain-containing protein, with translation MPVARRREIRRWRQRRAHRRLRVRLIGSAGVLVVALALILVAAPGAYAPAEQVTAASAGSGDLGDRRQDAASRGAERSPEPEPTTPLPATSSAVPETTPEPVPPTTPAGTADAAPDPAPAAPAPQPQAAPAQQAAAPSDKGAAMSAEIVALTNAERAAAGLPTFADSACATQQAAARAALLVAEGRFEHDPLGPVLEACSARTVGENLSLGYASAQAAVTGWMKSPGHRENILRTSFSQIGVACAQGSRGWLCAQVFLG, from the coding sequence GTGCCCGTCGCCCGTCGCCGCGAGATCCGCCGCTGGCGGCAGCGTCGAGCCCACCGACGTCTCCGGGTGCGGCTGATCGGGTCAGCGGGAGTCCTCGTCGTCGCGCTGGCGCTGATCCTGGTCGCTGCACCCGGCGCGTACGCCCCGGCCGAGCAGGTCACGGCCGCGTCGGCGGGGTCCGGCGACCTCGGCGACCGCCGGCAGGACGCGGCCTCGCGCGGGGCGGAGCGCAGCCCGGAGCCGGAGCCGACGACGCCGCTGCCGGCCACGAGCTCGGCGGTGCCCGAGACGACGCCCGAGCCGGTCCCGCCCACCACGCCCGCCGGCACCGCGGACGCCGCCCCGGACCCCGCGCCCGCCGCCCCGGCGCCGCAGCCGCAGGCGGCACCGGCCCAGCAGGCCGCGGCACCGTCGGACAAGGGTGCCGCCATGTCCGCCGAGATCGTCGCGCTCACCAACGCCGAGCGCGCGGCCGCCGGGCTCCCCACGTTCGCGGACTCGGCGTGCGCGACGCAGCAGGCCGCGGCGAGGGCGGCGCTGCTGGTGGCCGAGGGTCGCTTCGAGCACGACCCGCTGGGCCCGGTCCTCGAGGCGTGCTCGGCGCGCACCGTGGGGGAGAACCTGTCGCTCGGCTACGCGTCGGCGCAGGCCGCGGTCACGGGGTGGATGAAGTCGCCGGGGCACCGCGAGAACATCCTGCGGACGTCGTTCTCGCAGATCGGCGTCGCGTGCGCGCAGGGCAGCCGCGGGTGGCTGTGCGCGCAGGTGTTCCTGGGCTGA